The proteins below come from a single Miscanthus floridulus cultivar M001 chromosome 1, ASM1932011v1, whole genome shotgun sequence genomic window:
- the LOC136474398 gene encoding cortical cell-delineating protein-like has protein sequence MATKEDTATTALLLAVTLLLSSPAAVVVRAQQRGNPCPTNAVADLKVCADVLVLLKLKINVPQNQQCCPLLGNLVNLDLAACLCAAIRLSVLGIPVNLPLDVPLVLNYCGRNASAVPGSNCSF, from the coding sequence ATGGCCACCAAGGAAGACACCGCCACCACGGCGCTCCTCCTCGCCGTGACCCTGCTGCTCTCCTCCCcggccgccgtcgtcgtccgcgCGCAGCAGCGGGGCAACCCGTGCCCGACGAACGCGGTGGCGGACCTCAAGGTGTGCGCCGACGTGCTGGtcctgctcaagctcaagatcaacGTGCCGCAGAACCAGCAGTGCTGCCCGCTGCTGGGCAACCTCGTCAACCTCGACCTGGCCGCCTGCCTGTGCGCCGCCATCAGGCTCAGCGTGCTCGGCATCCCCGTCAACCTCCCGCTCGACGTGCCCCTCGTGCTCAACTACTGCGGCCGGAACGCGTCGGCCGTGCCGGGATCCAATTGTTCCTTCTGA
- the LOC136474387 gene encoding 65-kDa microtubule-associated protein 6-like: MGEAVTAAELLYSMPLIRSVTGDGSGGGGGGVETGGCGALLVELKQLWGEIGKSREERERMVRELEAECMRVYRRKVDEATGERAMLHQSLAAGEAEIAALTAALGSDNSPQLKVNKWTMSLTKRVSSATSLLEELRAVKAERSRQFADIRSEIEKITAEIAGRSYGGYEGSPRASEVVEEHDLTIRRLNEYKARLTSLQKEKSNRLHRVLEHVTEVHSLCDVLGEDFIAIVNEVHPGLHLHETSDPGKPTSISDSTLSSLAQVVAMLASEKAKRAAMLREAVVPLVELWELMDSSEEERRGFRKVTAVLNPGKVDALTSGVLSVATIKKTEEEVERLTRLKAGRMKELVLKRRLELENICRSMHVEPDASTVPEKSIALIDSGLVNPSELMASIDEQIAKAREELQSRREIMEKINKWLLACEEEKWLEEYNMDENRFSTGRIARLNLKRAEKARLIISKIPAVVDNLISRTLAWESERKKPFLYDGAGLVAVLEEHKHARIRQEEERRRLREQKKLRTLLSEKEAMPHLKRPGSSFGRAAEPCNVNRKRVDAGRFASSAPSVRSGASSSGTTSSSSGASATEFIRPRSSAAGAGQCGEFFKGARRLSAPSFNYVAVSKGGSMSSSLALS; encoded by the exons ATGGGAGAGGCCGTCACCGCCGCGGAGCTGCTATACAGCATGCCGTTGATCCGGTCGGTGACGGgggacggcagcggcggcggcggcggcggcgtcgagacCGGCGGCTGCGGCGCGCTGCTCGTGGAGCTCAAG CAACTGTGGGGGGAGATTGGGAAGAGCCGGGAGGAGCGGGAGCGGATGGTGCGGGAGCTGGAGGCCGAGTGCATGCGCGTGTACCGCCGCAAGGTCGACGAGGCCACCGGCGAGCGGGCCATGCTGCACCAGTCGCTCGCCGCGGGGGAGGCCGAGATCGCCGCGCTCACCGCCGCGCTGGGATCCGACAACAGCCCTCAGCTCAAG GTAAACAAATGGACCATGTCGTTGACCAAGCGGGTGTCGTCAGCAACGAGCCTGCTGGAAGAACTGAGGGCGGTGAAAGCAGAGCGGAGCCGGCAGTTCGCTGACATCCGGTCAGAAATCGAAAAGATCACCGCTGAGATCGCCGGGAGGAGCTACGGCGGCTACGAGGGCTCCCCCAGGGCCAGCGAGGTGGTGGAAGAGCACGACCTGACGATCAGGAGGCTGAACGAGTACAAGGCGCGCCTCACGAGTCTCCAGAAAGAGAAG TCCAACCGGCTGCACAGGGTCCTGGAGCACGTGACCGAGGTGCACTCGCTGTGCGACGTGCTGGGCGAGGACTTCATCGCGATCGTGAACGAGGTCCACCCGGGGCTGCACCTGCACGAGACGTCCGACCCCGGCAAACCCACCAGCATCAGCGACAGCACGCTCAGCAGCCTCGCCCAGGTCGTCGCGATGCTTGCCTCCGAGAAGGCCAAGCGAGCAGCCATG CTGCGAGAGGCCGTGGTGCCTCTGGTGGAGCTGTGGGAGCTGATGGACTCGTCGGAGGAGGAGCGGCGGGGTTTCAGGAAGGTCACGGCCGTTCTGAATCCCGGCAAAGTTGATGCTCTGACCTCCGGCGTCTTGTCAGTGGCGACCATAAAGAAG acggaggaggaggtggagaggcTGACGAGGCTCAAGGCCGGCCGGATGAAGGAGCTCGTGCTCAAGAGGCGGCTGGAGCTGGAGAACATCTGCCGCAGCATGCATGTGGAGCCTGATGCGAGCACCGTTCCGGAGAAATCCATTGCGCTGATCGACTCTG GCCTCGTGAATCCTTCTGAGCTCATGGCCAGCATCGACGAACAGATAGCGAAAGCTAGGGAAGAGCTCCAGTCCAGGAGAGAAATCATGGAGAAGATAAACAAGTGGCTGCTGGCGTGCGAGGAAGAGAAATGGCTAGAGGAGTACAATATG GATGAGAACAGATTCAGTACCGGCAGAATTGCACGCCTCAACTTGAAACGCGCCGAGAAAGCAAGGCTCATCATCTCCAAGATTCCAG CCGTTGTTGACAACCTGATCAGTCGAACACTCGCATGGGAGAGCGAAAGAAAGAAGCCGTTCCTGTACGACGGG GCTGGCTTGGTTGCCGTCTTGGAGGAGCACAAGCATGCCAGGATCAGGCAGGAAGAGGAGAGGAGGCGACTCAGG GAGCAGAAGAAGCTGCGCACCCTGCTGAGCGAGAAGGAGGCGATGCCGCACCTGAAGCGGCCCGGCAGCAGCTTCGGCAGGGCGGCCGAGCCCTGCAACGTGAACCGGAAACGGGTCGACGCAGGCAGGTTCGCGTCCTCTGCGCCGTCCGTGCGCAGCGGCGCGTCCTCCAGTGgaaccaccagcagcagcagtggtgCGAGTGCAACGGAGTTCATCAGGCCACGCTCgtcggcggcgggcgcgggacAGTGTGGCGAGTTCTTCAAGGGCGCGAGGCGGCTCTCGGCGCCGTCGTTTAACTACGTCGCCGTGTCCAAGGGCGGCAGCATGTCCTCGTCGCTGGCTCTATCCTAA